The following proteins are encoded in a genomic region of Mycobacterium sp. 155:
- a CDS encoding antitoxin gives MSFLDKAKDLLSQNADKVDTAIDKAGDMLDEKTDGKFSSVVDKVQDAAKNAIHKDEPTQ, from the coding sequence ATGAGTTTCCTGGACAAGGCCAAAGACCTGCTGTCGCAAAACGCCGACAAGGTGGACACCGCCATCGACAAGGCAGGCGACATGCTCGACGAGAAGACCGACGGCAAATTCTCGAGCGTTGTGGACAAGGTGCAGGATGCCGCCAAGAATGCCATCCACAAGGACGAGCCGACGCAATAA
- a CDS encoding SRPBCC family protein, giving the protein MAKLSVSVDVPLPPEKAWEYASDLSRYDEWLSIHRAWRSKLPETLEKGTVIDSIVEVKGMLNRIKWTLVHYRPPEALTLNGDGRGGVKVKLLGKIKPAVVDGGEGATVTFDVHLGGPALFGPIGVVVAAALRSDIQNSLNKFKSLYAP; this is encoded by the coding sequence ATGGCGAAACTTTCTGTCTCCGTTGACGTTCCACTGCCACCGGAGAAGGCCTGGGAATATGCCTCGGATCTGTCTCGCTACGACGAGTGGTTGAGCATTCACCGGGCGTGGCGGTCGAAGCTGCCGGAAACCCTGGAAAAGGGCACGGTCATCGACTCGATCGTCGAGGTCAAAGGCATGCTGAACCGCATCAAGTGGACGCTCGTGCACTACCGACCGCCGGAGGCTCTGACCCTCAATGGCGACGGCCGGGGTGGGGTCAAGGTCAAGCTGCTCGGCAAGATCAAACCGGCGGTGGTCGACGGCGGCGAGGGGGCGACGGTGACGTTCGACGTGCATCTCGGCGGCCCGGCGCTGTTCGGGCCGATCGGCGTGGTCGTGGCGGCTGCGCTCCGCAGTGATATTCAGAACTCCCTGAACAAGTTCAAGTCCCTGTACGCCCCGTAA